One window of the Musa acuminata AAA Group cultivar baxijiao unplaced genomic scaffold, Cavendish_Baxijiao_AAA HiC_scaffold_326, whole genome shotgun sequence genome contains the following:
- the LOC135657952 gene encoding protein ESSENTIAL FOR POTEXVIRUS ACCUMULATION 1-like, translating to MANLSNADSRRGLTVEAPPNQNPKDIQGSDNPIPLSPQWLISKAVDSKELGPHQDNRLDGVKTSGAGDDLTNTGKKKYVFRPILHDSDSGRRDNWHDEERETNSAIRRDRWREGDKEPGEARRMERWSENTSKNFGDARRAPSERWNDSGNKESDQRRESKWNTRWGPGDKESDSWREKWSDSSKGGNGTSEKGAPVPYLISHGKDINNHGKETEGDDHSSRSWRSNYLLGRGRGDSSHQLQMPVKQPNTFGYSRVRTENGISSLPTSRGRFNPIMSSTNSDAPRLQHLGLSYDKPDGASGDLSTLRYTRMKLLDIYRTSDVQSLRLSIGDFIEVPSLTQVEPLEPLAFFAPTPDESVIIKGIDKGEIVSSGAPQLSKESSVGKINPDTVLSRQSKLGSRHDLLTSGDGCKDDNVDNTKSENCGPLESPSYEKRYYQLGQFSKVDANLNSSLFQPNEVNEKELESAAKMITKEATWLESSSRYVVPRRSQSAGDHIHSSAHDRKDFSLGVGPMELDMRSFHLQKDVESKNNVTVAPLFYRDGSQWQNTEGIGFHLDTKGDLYTKRQSTESVKEGDPFSSKDMLIARNLQPPSPEDLSLYYKDPQGQIQGPFSGGDLIGWFEAGYFGIDLQVRHASSPADAPFLPLGDVMPHLRMKAGPPPGFGVVKHSVSLDESHKGKIVSSNSIYAGLGETNIFKTGQRNMHDAATEAQNRFLESLMSGNMNGSPSDNFSVSAGIQESGGSSSSCLPSVVGENGNDMNYLLAQAKLLERQRLSLNPLSYWSGGDASSMASKTNMISDSSVAHAKLLPSAGDSSPQILQSPQHVDLLSLLHAGADKPPSQSANSAVSSHSNFANTPTVNNPIRGGVEYPSDVVSMHYNQHMPNQIRLGVQRQVLQSANQPPLPQLFTTHGDLSSCLVPPDKMLSSEINQDPRLPSLLQQQYLLSQLQLHSQTPAAQLPLLEKFMFLQQQQKQEQQQHILSKVLSGHQSHQQFGDPSYGQAPAVMPAHNSAMDHLVLQRAHEPLKINQQMPLAYERTGQLSYQPNLNLQGTLDVSSVSSGPLHLPHQIIDQTAEASDAQFSLENDDSVDPATVTKPVMADSSTFSEAMERSVSLTFSEAMEKPEEVIFDTQKISQSLGDVGAVHKPPLISQDQVLAQFGSDSPNDLQPVEDSRTSHDCVSSISDQLHDTNISSVDFTDGCHTELTSNKEEVAEAQEVKKASEKKSKKQKKSKTKISSDPGKIVSGQKSSTGIGIVGPVADVSKSEVQTHTDESLYGPSFGTGGEVSFASSTEPSESQGSHISSSVNLLTCESLSGGEAESGAVGTLTSNPKATLSQWAWKSTPGLKPKSLLEIQQEEQLRAQRETSHSEIVATATSARILSVPWAGLVTNLESKSSHDTIQAATSTLLVNSENTLKSKNSKSQLHDLLAEEVLAKSNKEDIEPLANNAQDSLLQSPSITEAHVDTSTINDDDFVEAKDTRKARKKASKSKASVVKIPQSVVSSELSAAPSPIEKAKSTRQAQQDKDYLPAPPTGPSLGDFVLWKGDQATSVPPPAWSGDSGKPQRPMPLRDIQMEQEKRSGTLQQQVPIPTPVKQQPSHISRGSGTSRQLFGSSPSNTASSIKLISQVPAPKSRDEDDLFWGPLDQTKPNPKRYVLWNGFPKFISVACYSFTCHATSYFVDFADIFFPVLVSYSMTGFIGFLPLYSSGCACLLQIFY from the exons ATGGCCAACCTCAGTAATGCCGATTCCCGCCGTGGCCTGACCGTGGAGGCCCCGCCAAACCAAAACCCCAAAG ACATTCAAGGCTCTGACAATCCTATACCTCTTTCTCCTCAGTGGCTTATATCAAAAGCTGTTGATAGTAAG GAATTAGGCCCTCATCAAGACAATAGGCTAGATGGTGTGAAGACATCAGGAGCCGGTGACGACCTAACTAACACTGGGAAGAAAAAGTATGTCTTCCGACCAATCTTGCATGACTCAGATTCTGGACGCCGAGATAACTGGCATGATGAAGAAAGGGAAACTAATTCTGCCATTCGACGAGACCGTTGGAGGGAGGGAGACAAGGAGCCTGGTGAAGCTCGCAGGATGGAGCGCTGGTCTGAAAATACCTCTAAGAATTTTGGTGATGCACGCCGTGCTCCATCTGAAAGGTGGAATGATTCAGGTAACAAGGAAAGCGACCAGCGTCGTGAGAGCAAATGGAACACACGCTGGGGTCCAGGTGATAAGGAGTCTGATAGCTGGCGTGAGAAGTGGTCAGACTCCAGCAAAGGTGGTAATGGAACTTCTGAAAAAGGAGCACCTGTACCCTATCTTATCAGTCATGGAAAAGACATAAACAATCATGGAAAAGAGACAGAAGGAGATGACCATTCTTCTCGTTCTTGGAGGTCCAACTATCTTTTGGGTCGTGGAAGGGGGGATTCCTCTCACCAATTACAGATGCCTGTCAAACAGCCTAACACGTTTGGCTATAGTAGGGTAAGAACAGAAAATGGTATATCATCTTTGCCTACTAGCCGTGGAAGGTTTAACCCTATAATGAGTAGTACAAACAGTGATGCTCCACGCTTACAGCATCTTGGTCTTTCCTATGACAAACCTGATGGTGCATCTGGAGATCTTTCAACTTTAAGATATACTAGGATGAAATTGCTTGATATATACAGGACATCTGATGTACAAAGTCTTAGATTGTCAATAGGTGACTTTATTGAAGTTCCTTCCCTAACACAAGTTGAACCCTTGGAGCCGTTAGCTTTTTTTGCTCCTACTCCTGATGAATCG GTTATCATTAAGGGAATCGACAAAGGGGAAATTGTGAGCAGCGGTGCTCCTCAGCTTTCCAAGGAGAGCTCAGTTGGGAAAATTAACCCAGACACTGTCTTATCTAGACAAAGTAAATTAG GTAGTAGACATGATCTACTGACTTCTGGTGATGGTTGTAAAGATGATAACGTTGACAATACTAAAAGTGAGAATTGTGGCCCTTTGGAGAGCCCATCATACGAAAAACGGTACTATCAGCTTGGACAATTTTCAAAGGTGGACGCAAATTTGAATAGCTCTTTATTTCAGCCAAATGAAGTAAATGAAAAAG AGCTAGAAAGTGCTGCTAAAATGATTACTAAAGAAGCGACCTGGTTGGAAAGTTCATCTCGTTATGTTGTGCCACGAAGATCTCAGTCAGCTGGGGACCATATACATAGTTCTGCACATGATCGGAAAGATTTTTCTTTGGGAGTTGGACCAATGGAGTTAGATATGAGGTCCTTCCATTTGCAGAAAGATGTGGAATCTAAGAATAATGTTACTGTTGCCCCTTTATTCTACAGAGATGGCAGTCAATGGCAAAACACTGAAGGAATTGGTTTTCATTTGGATACAAAGGGTGATTTGTATACTAAAAGGCAATCAACTGAATCTGTGAAAGAAGGCGATCCTTTTAGTTCCAAGGATATGTTAATTGCCAGGAATTTGCAGCCCCCTTCTCCAGAAGATCTTTCTTTATACTACAAAGATCCCCAAGGTCAAATTCAGGGTCCTTTTTCTGGTGGTGATCTTATTGGGTGGTTTGAAGCAGGCTATTTTGGCATTGATTTGCAAGTCCGTCATGCAAGTTCTCCAGCGGATGCACCTTTTTTGCCACTTGGGGATGTTATGCCTCACCTACGAATGAAGGCAGGGCCACCTCCTGGATTTGGTGTGGTCAAACACAGTGTTTCATTGGATGAATCTCATAAGGGAAAAATAGTTAGTTCTAATAGCATTTACGCAGGCCTTGGTGAAACTAATATTTTTAAGACTGGACAAAGAAACATGCATGATGCTGCAACTGAAGCACAAAATCGGTTTCTGGAGTCATTGATGTCGGGTAACATGAATGGTTCACCTTCAGATAACTTTTCTGTTAGTGCAG GTATTCAAGAATCTGGAGGGAGTTCTTCTAGTTGTTTGCCCTCTGTGGTTGGTGAAAATGGGAATGATATGAATTACCTCTTGGCCCAAGCTAAATTGTTGGAGAGGCAAAGGTTATCACTGAATCCTCTTTCATATTGGTCTGGGGGTGATGCATCATCAATGGCTTCGAAAACAAATATGATCTCAGATTCCTCTGTAGCACATGCTAAGCTCTTGCCTTCAGCTGGGGACTCGTCCCCCCAGATTCTTCAGTCTCCTCAGCATGTTGACTTGTTGTCTCTCCTCCATGCTGGAGCAGATAAACCTCCTTCACAGTCTGCTAATTCTGCTGTATCTTCTCATTCAAACTTTGCAAATACTCCAACTGTAAACAATCCTATTCGTGGCGGTGTTGAATATCCATCTGATGTGGTAAGCATGCATTACAATCAACATATGCCTAACCAGATCAGGTTAGGAGTTCAACGGCAGGTTTTGCAATCAGCTAATCAGCCACCGTTGCCTCAATTATTCACGACACATGGTGATCTTTCTTCTTGCTTAGTCCCACCTGATAAAATGCTTTCTTCTGAGATAAACCAGGATCCTCGTTTGCCAAGTCTATTGCAACAACAATATCTATTGTCGCAGCTTCAGTTGCATTCTCAGACTCCTGCTGCTCAACTGCCTTTGCTGGAAAAGTTTATGTTTCTTCAGCAGCAGCAAAAGCAAGAGCAGCAGCAACATATTTTATCGAAGGTCCTATCTGGTCATCAATCTCATCAACAGTTTGGTGATCCTTCTTATGGACAAGCACCTGCTGTGATGCCAGCACACAATTCTGCTATGGACCATCTTGTGCTTCAGAGAGCACATGAGCCACTTAAAATTAATCAGCAGATGCCCCTTGCGTATGAACGTACTGGACAACTATCTTATCAGCCAAATTTAAATTTACAAGGCACACTAGATGTCAGTTCAGTAAGTTCTGGACCTCTGCACTTGCCACATCAGATCATTGACCAAACAGCTGAAGCATCAGATGCCCAATTTTCACTGGAAAATGATGATAGTGTTGATCCTGCTACTGTAACAAAGCCAGTGATGGCAGATAGTTCAACTTTCTCAGAGGCTATGGAGAGGTCTGTTAGTTTGACTTTTTCAGAGGCTATGGAGAAGCCTGAGGAAGTGATTTTTGATACCCAAAAGATTAGTCAAAGCTTGGGTGATGTTGGAGCAGTCCATAAACCACCACTGATATCCCAGGATCAAGTGCTGGCACAATTTGGTTCTGATTCTCCGAATGATCTACAACCTGTTGAGGACAGTCGGACATCTCATGATTGTGTATCATCAATCTCTGATCAACTACATGATACTAACATTTCTTCAGTAGATTTTACTGACGGATGCCATACTGAACTGACTTCTAATAAAGAAGAGGTTGCAGAAGCACAAGAAGTAAAAAAAGCTTCTGAAAAGAaatcaaaaaaacaaaagaaatccaAGACAAAGATATCTTCAGATCCTGGGAAAATTGTTTCTGGCCAGAAATCAAGTACAGGCATTGGAATCGTTGGTCCAGTTGCCGATGTATCTAAATCTGAAGTGCAAACACATACTGATGAGTCTCTCTATGGGCCTTCCTTTGGGACAGGAGGTGAAGTTTCTTTTGCATCCTCCACTGAACCTTCCGAATCTCAGGGATCACATATATCATCCTCAGTGAATCTACTGACTTGTGAATCTTTAAGTGGAGGAGAAGCCGAATCTGGAGCAGTTGGGACATTGACATCCAATCCAAAGGCAACCTTGTCTCAATGGGCATGGAAATCCACTCCAGGGCTCAAGCCTAAATCACTTTTGGAGATACAACAGGAGGAACAGCTGAGggctcagagagaaacatcacatTCCGAAATTGTTGCAACAGCTACGTCTGCTAGAATCTTGTCAGTCCCTTGGGCAGGATTAGTGACGAATTTGGAGAGTAAATCAAGTCATGATACTATCCAAGCTGCAACAAGTACTCTCCTAGTCAACTCTGAAAATACACTGAAGTCAAAAAACAGTAAAAGTCAGTTGCATGATTTATTGGCTGAAGAAGTTTTGGCCAAGTCAAATAAAGAAGATATAGAGCCTTTGGCTAATAATGCTCAGGATTCACTTCTGCAGTCCCCATCAATAACTGAGGCCCATGTTGATACATCTACTATTAATGATGATGATTTTGTTGAGGCGAAAGACACTAGAAAAGCCCGCAAAAAGGCATCAAAGTCAAAAGCTTCTGTAGTTAAGATCCCACAGTCAGTCGTCTCATCTGAATTGTCTGCAGCTCCATCTCCTATTGAAAAAGCTAAAAGTACACGCCAAGCGCAACAAGATAAAGATTATTTACCTGCTCCACCCACAGGTCCATCATTAGGggattttgttctttggaagggggatcAAGCAACCTCTGTACCTCCTCCGGCTTGGTCTGGTGACTCTGGGAAGCCTCAGAGGCCAATG